Sequence from the Marinobacter antarcticus genome:
TCTGCCTGGAACTGGGTCAGGCGTACGTAACCATAGCCGTTTTCAATCATGCTGCTTTTTACGCTGGTGACCTTGATAACAGCCCGCTCAACGTCAATCTCAACAGGTGCGTTCTGACCGTCACGCATGATGGTCAGAGTGAGTATGGTGCCAGGCTTTCCGCGCATGAGCTGAACAGCTTCTTCCAGGCTCATGCCCTTTACCGGCTTTTCATCAAGTTTGATGATCAGATCGCCTGCCTGAACGCCGGACTGCTGAGCCGGCGTGTCATCAATCGGCGCGATAACTTTTATAAAGCCGTTCTCCATGCCAACTTCAATGCCCAGGCCTCCAAACTCGCCGGAGGTGCTTTCTTCCAGCTTTTCATAGTCTTTCGGTGCCAGATAGGTGGAGTGCGGGTCCAGATCCGAGAGCATGCCCTTGATGGCGCTTTCCAATAACTGCCTGTCGTCTACTTCTTCAACATAGGCAGCCTTGATGCGACTGAAAACCTCGGTAAATTTTCGCAGGTCGTCCAGTGGCAGTTGCTTTTCCGGATCGGGCAGGGTGATTTCGACACGCTCACCGTCCTGGATGCCTTCCAGAACCCGTGTGTTGTCTGAAGAATTATCCTGGGCGAAGGCCAATCCGGGAAGAGCGATGAAACAGGCGGCAAGGATGGCAGAGCGCAAAGGTAAGGTTTGGAGTGTGCTTCGGACCCGTTTCATTCACATATCCTGTGGTTATTCCGGTAGTTGGGCAGAATTCCCTGTTCCCGATAGTATGGCGTCAGCGGGCGCATTTGTCAGCCCTGCTGATGGTGTTCACTTGCCCAGCCAGCGCCCCGGGTTGTCTGGCTTTCCATTATGACGCACCTCAAAATACAGTGCCGGGTTTTCCGTGCCGCCAGTGCGGCCCGCCAGAGCAATGGCTTCGCCGGCGGCAACCCAATCGCCGGGGCTGGTAAACAGGCTGCTGCTGTGGCCATAGAGTGTCATGTAGCCATCGCCGTGATCAATGATTGTTATCAGTCCAAAGCCCCGAAGCCAGTTGGCGAAAACAACTCTGCCATAGTGAATGGCTTTTACTTCTGCATCCTCGCCGGTCTGAATGAGCAGGCCGTTTCTGCTTAGCTTGCCATCTGCGTACTTGTCACCGAACCGGCTGGTCACCTTGCCCTGTGCCGGCCAGGGCAGTTTGTTTCTGAGCGATGCGAAGGGCTGTGACTCGTTTGGTGATGGAATGTTGGCAATGGCCTGCTGCACTTCCGAAAGCAGTTTTTCCAACCGCTTGCGATCAGATTCCAGTTCATCTTTTTCGCTGCGACGGCTGCGGATGTCCTGATTAAGAGCGATCAGGGTTTTCTGGCGTTCCTGGCGGGAGGCCTTCAATCCCTGCTGGCGTTGGATGACGCCTTCCTCGGTTTTTGCGAGTTCGGCTCGGGTGCTCTGAACCGCTGCTTGTGTAACTTTCAGTTCCTGAAGATTCTTTTGAAAGGTTTCCAGGCGCCTGACGGTGTCGCGGCTGAGGTATTCGTAGTAGGTCATGGCCCGGGCAATGTTGTCCGGATTGATTTCGTTAAGCAGAACTTTTACGGCTGGCGCATCACCCTCCATCCAGGCCGTGCGGATTTGCTTTCTCAGGCTTTCGCGCTGGCGTTCCAGGGTTCGGGACAGTTCACGCTCCTCGCTTTGGAGGCCGGCAAGACGCTGCTGCTGTTCTTTCACCTGCTCGCGCAGAGATCGACGCTCACGGGTCAGTTTGCTGATCGTGCGTTCAGCCGCAGCAAGCTGTCGCTCCAGAGAGGAGCGGTCCTTCTCGGCGTCGGCCAGCCAGTCATCGATGTCCTCAATGCGTTCTTTGAGGTCTTCAACCTGGGACGGCGTAACCTCTTGCCCGAAGGCTGCCGGCGCTGCAATAAGTACAAGCGTGAGTGCAAGCGCCAGTAGTGCCGTTAGTCGCAATGGGAGGGCCTTGTTGCGGATCAATCGATCGTGACCAGGCTGTGCCCGGTCATTTCCTTCGGTTGTTCCAGGCCCATCAGTGTAAGTAGCGAAGGTGCTACATCGCTCAGGCTGCCGTCTTGCTTCAGGCTTATGCTGCGGTTGCCCGTGTATACCAGTGGCACCGGCCCAGTAGTGTGTGCGGTATGGGCCTGTCCTGAAATAGGATCGGCCATCTGCTCGCAGTTGCCGTGGTCGGCGGTTATAAGTGCTTCACCGCCCACCTCGTCAAGAGCTTCAACAACTCGCTGCACGCAATGGTCAAGACATTCTGCCGCCTTGATAGCTGCGTCCAGTTTGCCGGTATGACCTACCATGTCTCCGTTGGCATAGTTGCACACCACCAGGTCGTACTTGCCGCTCTTGATGGCTTCCACCAGTTTGTCAGTGACTTCCGGAGCGCTCATCTCAGGTTGCAGATCGTAGGTGGCAACTTTGGGGGAGGGCACCAGAATCCTGTCTTCGCCAGCAAAAGGCGTTTCCAGCCCGCCATTAAAAAAGAAGGTAACGTGTGCGTATTTCTCTGTCTCAGCAATGCGCAGCTGGGTTTTACCGAGCCCGGACACGTACTCGCCCAGGCCGTTGACCAGTTGCTCTGGGGGATAGGCGCATGAAGCTTTGATATCCGCCGCATATTCAGTGAGCATGACAAAATCGGCAAGCTTTGGATGTTTCCGGCGCTCGAACCCTTCGAAACTCTCGTCCACGAAGGCGCGAGTCATCTCCCGGGCGCGGTCAGCACGGAAGTTCATGAACAGTACTGCGTCGCCATCGTTGATTGTGCCTGCAGGCTCGCCGGCACTGTGGATTCGGGTTGGTTTTACAAACTCATCGTTTTCGCCGCGCTCGTAGGCCTGATCGAGGCCCGAGAGAGGATCGGTTGCCGTGAACTCGGAATCGCCCAGCGTCATCAGGTTATAGGCGCTTTCAACTCGATCCCAGCGGTTGTCTCTGTCCATTGCGAAATAACGGCCAACAATAGATGCAACACGGCCCACGCCCAGACTTTTAAGTTTTGCGGCGGCTTTTTCCAGAGAGGGGCGCGCACTGCGGGGCGGCATATCCCTGCCATCAAGAAATGCGTGAACATACACTTCTTTTGCGCCCCTTGAAGCGGCAAGCTCTGCGGCAGCAAGAATATGATCTTCGTGGCAGTGAACCCCGCCAGGCGACAACAGGCCCATAAGATGAACAGCGCCGCCGTTACTTACGGCTTTGTCGATTGCGGAGCAGAGGGCGTTGTTTTCATTAAATGTGCCATCCTCCAGATCTTTGTCAATGCGCGTAAGGCTTTGGTAAACCACGCGCCCTGCGCCGAGATTCATGTGCCCCACTTCCGAATTGCCCATCTGGCCCTTTGGTAGCCCCACAAACATGCCTGAGGTGTTGATCAGCGCCTTTGGTCGGGACTGCCAGAGCTTGTCCCAGAAGGGTGTCTTGGCGTTGCTGATGGCGTTGTCGTCGGCTGGGTCACGGTAGCCCCAGCCGTCAAGGATAATCAATGCTGTCGGCTTGCGCAGTGCTGTCATTATTCAATCCGGAAGTAAAATGTTAGTAAGTTTACGAAACTAATTATCGAGTTTATCTATTTTCGCACTTTGAGGCCACAGTCGTCACCCATAGGGTTACCTTCTGTCTGACGAGCAGGCTGTGTATAATCCTGCCAAACTCATTGTCAGGGTAACCTCATGGATCGGTTGTTTGAATTTGTCGTTAACCACTACATTCTAGCGTCGCTGTTTGTGGCTTTTGTAATTGCCATTCTGCTTCTGGAATCCCGCCGTGGGGGAGCCAAGATTTCTGCCCAGGGAGCGGTTAGCCTGATCAACCGGAATGAGGCTGTAGTTGTTGACATACGTGATCGCAAAGAGTTTGGTGAGGGCCGTATCACCGGCTCGATTAATATCCCGCTGAATAGTCTGAAAAGTCGCGCCGCAGAATTAAAAAAGCATAAAGACAAGCAGATCATAGTAGCGGATAAAATGGGCCAGCATTCCGCCATGGCGGTTAAACAGCTCAACGCCGAGGGTTACGCTAACGTGGTGCGCCTGAATGGCGGAGTCAGTGACTGGAGAGCCAGCAACTTGCCGCTGGTGAAAAAGTAAAAGTAGAGGCAGCGGCGGAGCTTGATCTGAGCGCCGATCTGCCTCACTGTTTCACATAACCGAGCGCCGCCAGGCAGTAGACTGTTCCGGCAGGTGAAATCATAATGATGGGCCTTGAGCCCAATCTAAGACTCTCTACAAAAACCGAAAGGACTGAACATGGCAGAGAATCAGCAAGCCGCCGCAGGCAGTGACAACCAGAACCAGGCCCAGTTTGCCCTGCAGCGTATTTATGTGAAGGATCTCTCTTTTGAGTCCCCTAATTCACCGGCGGTATTTCAGGAGCAATGGAAACCTCAGGTGAATCTGGACTTGAACACAGCCCATAACAAAGTAAGCGACAATCAGTATGAGGTTGTGCTGTCATTGACCGTTACGGCGAAAATTGACGAGAAAGTCGTTTACATTGTTGAAATTCAGCAGGCGGGTGTATTCCTCGTGGCGGGCATTGAAGGCCCGCAGCTTGGTCAGATGCTGGGCGCTTACTGCCCGACCATTCTGTTTCCCTACGCCCGTGAAGCCATCGATGGTGTTGTTAACAAGGGCAGCTTCCCGGCGTTGATGCTGGCTCCGGTTAACTTCGATGCCATCTACGCTCAGGCGCTCCAGCGCAAGCAGGAAGAGGCAGCTGGAGAAGCAGGAGAAGAGCAGAAGACTCACTGATAGTTTTTGCTCTCAGCCTGATACTGAAACAGCCCGGCATTTGCCGGGCTGTTTTGTTTATAGTTTGCCGTTTACCGAACCCGTAAATCCCAGCTGTCGCCAGGCTTCGTATACGACCAACGCAGCGGTATTGGACAGATTCAGGCTGCGGCTTTCGGGACACATAGGCACTTTCAGGCAGTGTTCTGCGGATAAGCCTTCGCGCACTTCCTGGGGCAGGCCGCGGGTTTCGGGACCAAACATCAGGTAGTCATCTTCTTGATAGGCAACCTGGTGATAGTAACGTTGGCCTTTGGTGGTCAAGCCAAACAGCCGCCGAGGTTGTTCGCTGTCGAGAAACGCCTGATAGTTCTTGTGGACTTTTACCGTGGTGTATTCGCTGTAGTCCAGCCCTGCACGCCGCATCTGTTTGTCTTCAAGGTTGAAACCCAGAGGCTCGATCAGATGCAGTCTGCAGCCTGTGTTAGCGCATAGCCGGATGATATTACCCGTATTAGGCGGTATCTCCGGCTCGTACAGCACTACATTCAGCATCGCGTTTTAGCGCTCCACCGCCAGGGCAACGCCCATGCCGCCGCCGATGCACAGGGTTGCAAGGCCTTTGTTTGCATCACGGCGCACCATTTCGTGCAGCAGCGATACCAGGATGCGGCAGCCAGAAGCGCCAATGGGGTGGCCCATGGCAATAGCGCCGCCGTTCACGTTTACCTTACTGACGTCCCAGCCCATGTCGCGGTTTACGGAGATGGCCTGGGCAGCAAATGCTTCGTTGGCTTCAATTAGATCCAGATCTTCAACGCTCCAGCCTGCCAGTTTCAGGCAGCGCTGGCTGGCGGGAATCGGACCGGTGCCCATGATGCTCGGATCAACGCCTGCATTGGCGTGGGCCTTGATCGTCGCCAGCGGGGTCAAGCCCAGCTCTTTGGCTTTCTCAGCGCTGCACACCATAACCGCCGCCGCGCCATCGTTGAGAGATGAGGCGTTGCCAGCAGTTACCGAGCCGTCTTTCTTGAAGGCCGGGCGCAGCTTGCCAAGGCTTTCGGCGGTCACGCCGGCGCGGGGTCCTTCGTCTTTGCTGATGACGATCGGATCGCCTTTACGCTGGGGTATGGAAACCGGCACTATTTCACCATCGAAGCGCCCGGCTTCGCGGGCTGCAACGGCTTTTTGCTGTGATGCCGCTGCAAACTCGTCCTGTTCTTCGCGGCTAATGCCGTATTTTTCAACTATGTTCTCAGCTGTTATGCCCATGTGGTAGTCGTTGAAGGCATCCCAGAGACCGTCGGTAACCATGGTGTCGATCATGGTCCAGTTGCCCATGCGCTGGCCGTTGCGGCTGTTGGGCAGAACGTGCGGAGCCTGACTCATGCTCTCCTGGCCACCGGCAATCATCAGCTCGGCGTCCCCGCAGCGAATCGCCTGAACCGCCATGTGGACCGCTTTCAGGCCGGAGCCGCAGACCTTATTGATGGTCATGGCGGGCACCGAGGCCGGGATGCCGGCATTGATGGCGGACTGACGGGCAGGGTTCTGGCCACAGCCTGCGGTCAGAACCTGGCCGAGCACCACTTCACTAATCTGATCACCGGCGACGCCGGTGTCCTCGAGAATGGCCTTGATGACCGCGGTGCCGAGTTGGTCGGCACTCAGGCTGGACAGGCCGCCACCAAAGCTTCCTATAGCAGTACGCTTGGCTGCAACAATGACAACATCACGCATGGAGTCTCTCCGGTTTCAAAGGGCGCGGGGTTATGGGTCTCCGCGCGGACAGAATGGACAACTGGGGGTATTGTAGTCGGAAAGGCCTGGCCGGCAAAAGCACGGAGCGATGACCGGGCTTACATGTTCAGGCTTCGCCCGCCATCCACAGAAATAATCTGCCCGGTAATAAACGGGGCTTCGGTCAGCAAAAACACAATGGTTCGGGCGATGTCGTCCGGTGTGCCGGTGCGTTTCAGGGGGGTCTTGTCCAGAATCCTGCTCTGGTAGCCTGCATCAACCGCTGCGTCGCCTTCCGGCCAGAGAATAGCCCCTGGGGAGACTCCGTTTACTCGTACTTCAGGTGCCAGGTCTTTGGCCCAGGAGCGGGTGAGGGCGGCGAGGCCGGCTTTGCTGGCGCAGTAAAGAGGGTGTTCCGGCAACGGCTTTTCACTGTATATGTCAATCAGGTTCACAACGCTGCCGGCGCTTTCCCGCAGCGCGGGCAGACACGCTTGCATCAGAAAAAACGGCGCCTTGAGATTGGTGTGCATGATGTTATCCCAGTCGTCCTCAGTTGCCTCCGGAGTCGGATTTGGGTAGAACACAGATGCGTTGTTAACCAGCGCATCCAGCCGCCCCCACTGTTCCGCCGCTTCATGGCCCAGAAGCCTTGTATCCGCGATTTCGCTAAGGTCGGCCTGCAATGCGATCGCTGAGTTCTGGCGCTGATGGTTCATGGCTTTCACGAGACCGTCGGCCTGCGCTTCACGGCTCCGGTAGTGGATAACCAGGTTCCAGCCACGATCGTGGAGCATTTGAGCGGTGCGGGCGCCAAGGCGGTGTGCCGAGCCGGTAATCAGGGCAACAGGAGTGTTCTCAGGCATGCTGGTTCCTCAGGAGGATGGGCGGGAGACTGTCTGAGCTATACGTGCCAGACGCTCCGCCCGGATTGCCTGGCCCAGCTCTTTGCCCGAAAAACCCTGTTTCATCAGTGTCTGGGGGTCAACGCGTGATGTGGCATCAGCGGCTTTCCTGAGTGGGGCCAGTTGCTTCAGATTAGCAGGCTCGAGAGCGCACCCAAGTACATTGATCAGGTTTGAGAAGCGTTCAGGCCGGCGCCAGATATCAGCCTTTTCAAGTAATTCAAGCACAGTGCCTGCATCCGGTTGAGCAGGGTCGAGTCGCCTGATCACACCTATAAAAGCCACAGTTAGCCGGGCAAGTTGCTGGCAGTCGTTAGGCGCTTTCAGAGCTCTTGCTCTTGCCATACAGGCAGGCTCATCGAGTGAGCAGAGCAATGCGGCAAAACGCTCCGCCGTTGAGCCGTTGCTGGCGTGAACGCATTGCAGGGTATCAATGACGGCGCGGAAGTCGGTATCGGGAGTCAGTTCGGGAATCAACACGGTGAGTGCGCCACAGTCCCGCAGTACCTGAAAAAAAGTACCGGGGGCCTGTTCGTGCAGTGCCCGCTGAATCTCCTGCCACACTCGCTCGGGAACAAGATGCTCCACTTCGCCTTCGGTAACCATGGTGCGCATGAGCTCCATGGTTTCTGTACAGACGCTAAAACCGAGAGGCCGGAAACGTGCAGCGAAGCGCGCGGTCCTCAGGATGCGCAGAGGGTCCTCTTTGAAGGCCTCCGAGACGTGGCGCAGCTCTCGGGCCTCAAGATCTTTTCTGCCGTGAAAGGGGTCTGTCAGCTCACCCTGTTCCGAGCGCGCCATTGCGTTGATGGTCAGATCCCTGCGCAGCAGGTCTTCTTCAAGAGTGACATCCGTTGCGCTGTAAACACTGAAGCCGTGATAGCCGTGGCCCTGTTTACGTTCGGTACGAGCGAGGGCATATTCCTCATGGGTTTTGGGATGCAGGAATACGGGGAAGTCGGACCCTACCTGGGTAAAGCCCTTGGCAAGCATTTGTTCCGGGGTTGCGCCGACCACCACCCAGTCACGATCTTTAACTTCCAGGCCCAGTAATTCATCGCGAACGGCGCCGCCAACCAGATAGGTTTGCATGAAGGATCGGATTCCTTTCTAAGAAGTGTCCGGGAATTATCCGTTTCCCGGGCGAATCAGGCAAACCTGAGTTGGCCTGACACCGAAAACAGCGCTCAAGGCGGCAGGATCAGAAAGAGGTGCCCAGCTCCAGAGCAGCGCCTACATCGGCACTGCTGAACAGGGCGCCGAGATCAAAGCGTACTCCCATCAGGTTCAGGCCCAGACCGGCTGTAAACTGAGTTTTTTCCTCAATGCCGCTGTTGTCATCGTTGCTGGCCAGGTTGTGGCGAACACCGGCACGAAGCTGGGCATAGCGCCAGGCATCGAGTTCTGCACCCACGGCAAGCCACTGGGTATCATCTTCGAAACCAAAGGCTTCGTTCTTGGTCAGGTCAATTTCGGCGGTAACAACGTGATAGTTGCCTGTGTGGGCGATACCGACGGTTGCCATGGGATTGAGCTTGAGCGTTCTCACCTTCTCTCCGAGCAGAGGGCGGCTTGCTGCAGAATCCAGTTCCATGGGGATCAGGTTTTTAACTACGATGCCCGCGTTCCATTGTTTTTCATCACCAAAAGCGTAAGCCGCACCTATGTCCAGGTTAAAGCCACTCTTGTCGGTCTGATACTGATCACCGTCGAATTCGTCGTCTTCAAAGCCGGAAACCGTTTCTGTGTATTGGAAGGTTCTCAACTCGACATACTTTGGTGAAATGCCCAGTTGCAGAGTTTCGCCGTTATTCAGCTCCAGTGCATGTGCAAAGCTGACGCCTGCCTCAACGACCGCAGAAGAAACAATTTTTCCGCGTGATTTGAGTTCGGTATCAAGGTTGGTACTTTGGAGTTGGGCGAGGTCTGTTGGGTTGCCAGGGTCGAGATCAACTATATTCTGAAGAGTCGCTCTGTCTTGCTCATCAAACTCACCGCGTACCGTTGCGGTCAAATTTCCTGTTGTAAAAAAGCCCACTGAAAGCTTTTTGCTCGGAATTGCAAAGCCAAGCCCGAGACCGATGTTGGCACGCAGTGTATCGTTGTCAAATGCATATAGGCGCGTGAGAAGATCTCCGGCCACAGCCTGCGCATCTTCAGGGTTTGAGGTTCGGTTGATGCTGTCAAACTGATCAATGGCATCCTGAATATCGTCAATCTGATCAATTGTCTCTTCTTCATCAGCAACCCGTGCGTTGATGGAAGGCAGTGTCAGTCCGAAATCGTCTGACCAGGAATTGTGGTCAGCGGCCATCATGGCGGGATTCGCCGAGGTGGCAGATGAGGGTTGCGCAGCGGCTACGCCGGTCCCACCCATGGCAAATGAGCGTGACGACATAAAGGCCTGAGGGCCGGCCAGCGCCGAGGTGGCGGCAACGGATAAACCTACGGCAATAAACAGTCTGGACAAGCAATGTTGGTGCATTCGGGTACCTTGGTAAAAAAGATAGGCACTGTCTGAGTTATTAAACTGTTGGCAGGTTAGAGCAATATGCGTACCCGAACATGACATAAGAGGTAACGGTTTGTTTTTGATGTGTAAGCAGAGGCAGGTTTTTGCCGCTTTTCAGCTCCGGTTTGGGACGTTTTCAGAGAAATCGCTTTCAATCAGCGTGTTAGCAAAACTGGCGTGAATCTTTCATGGGTTAGCTGAAACGATCTCTGGAGACAAGAACATGGTCATTCGCCGGATAGTAATCCCTTTTCTGGCTTTCACACTGGCGGCCTGTGCACCCGTTGGTGGCTACCGGGACAGCGACAGAAACAGAGCGCAATCTGAAGCAAGGTTTGAGCCCATTACGGTGCGGGTCAGCGGCTTTGGCACTTACGAAGACGTCAGTGCGGATCGTCTGAATACCCGTAAACGCCTGATGGCACGCAGAGCATCCCAGATGGACGCCTACCGGAACCTGGCGGAGCGGGTTTACGGCACGGTCATTTATGGCAGCGCTACTGTGAACGACTTTGTTCTCCGCAACGACAGCTTCCGCACCTACGTGGACAGCTACATTCGTGGCGCAAAAATGGTAGCTGTTAATGAACACAGCGACGGAGTTGTTGAGACGGTCATGGAGTTAAAACTGGAGCCACGCTTCCGCGCCTGTGTTTCCAAGGTGGCGGATGACCAGGTGCAGGATCTTTGTCCTATACCCATGCCCGGATACAACGACAGTGTTGGTGATGTTCAGAGCAGAAACGTCGACGCCCTGTATTATCTTGATTGATTCTGGAGCACGGAAAATTGAACGAAATAGCGGGCAGGAAACGATGCGCGGGTTTATAACGCAGTTTATGCGATTGTTGCTTTGGTGTGCACTGATGCCGTTGATGCTGGTTGCCAGCGCTCAGGCCGTTGTTCTTGAAGGTGTGGGCCATGCCAATATACATAATGACGATCTCGCCTCTGCCCGTGCCGAAGCCCGCAACGCGGCCATGCGTGATCTTGCATTGCAGTACGAGGCGCAGGTAAGTACCAGAGACACCATGGAAAACGGTGTTCTGACCGAATCCAGAATACAGCTGGCCTCCAGTGCCCGAGCGCGGAACGTAAAAGTTATTGATGAGTATCGCAGCGGTAATCTCTTGCGCGTAACCGTGCGCGGAGACATTTCTGCCGGGCAAGCCAGCTGCGACGGAGGTGAGAGCGGCCGGTTGAAAAAGCGGGTGGCGGTAACCGGGTTTCCGCTTCTTTATCCGGATCAGGCCAGTGTAGGGCGTATTGATGATGCCGGCGAAATCCTGCCGCAACATCTACAGCAAGGTCTGCGCGAAGCCGGCAACCTGCAGGTGTTTTCTGCCACGACTTCTCGCCTGTTCCCCGATCTGCTGAATGCACCGACGATGCAGCAGAGCGGTAACCGGCTTACCAATGTGATTCAGGTTGCCCGTGAGATGGGTGTTCAGTTCGTAGTGGCCGGGGTTATCAGGGATGTCGGCGTTGCCGACCCGGCGGCCTGGGGTTCCTCCGTTCTGGACAAGATGCAACGGGGCGTTGGTGCGGCTGATATGCGCCGGCGTTTTGCGGTGGATGTGGTGGTTCTGGATGGTTTCAGCGGCTCGCCGGTATACCAGCAGCGCTTTGAAACTGCGGCCGACTGGAATGCCGGCCCAGGCAGCTCTGCAGGCTTTGGCTCCGAGGGTTTTCGTAAAACGCACTATGGCGAGGCGGTTGCCGGTGTTGTCGCGGATATGACGAAGGCAGTAACCGACGCTCTTGCGTGCCAGCCTTTTATGGCGCGGATTACGCGGGTAGACGGCCAGCTGGTTACTCTGGCGTCAGGTGCGACAGCTGGTTTGCGGCCAGGGGATGAGCTGCATCTGTATCGCAGCGCTCGTTATTTTGATTCTCTGGGAGGAACGCCGGAGCTGAGTGACAGTCAGTTGAAGGTCACTCTCAACAATGTGCATCCGGATTTCAGTAACGGTCTCATGCCCCAGGTCGGCGGGCAGGTAAACATTCAGCGGGACGACATTGCCATTATCTGGTAGCTCACAGTAAACCTGTGAGCTGATCAGGTTGCTACTTCAGCAGCGGCAATATCCCGTATCTTCCCCACCATGGCACGCAAACCGTTGCCGCGGGTAGGGGAGATGTGGCGGAACAGGTCCAGGCGCTCAAAAATTTCGTCGATATCTGTTGTCAGCAGTTCTCTCGGAGGCTTTCCGTTCAGCGCAACCAGAATCAGTGCGGCAAGGCCACGCACGATTAGGGCGTCGGAATCAATCAGAAGGTAGAGCTTGCCGCTGGCCTCGTCGTAATGGGCGATCAGCCACACTTGGCTCTGGCAGCCGTGAACATAGTTCTCTTCTATCCGGGCATCTTCCGGAAACGCCGGTAGCTGCTTGCCAAGATCAATAATAAACGCGTACCGATCTTCCCAGTCGTCCAGAAACTCGAAGCCGTCGAGCACGTCGTCCAGAGTTGGATTTGTGCCGAGCGGGTTGTCCAGAAAATCCTGTTCCGTAGCTGTCATTTACAACATTCCCAATTCGAGCTTGGCTTCGTCGGTGAGCATATCGTTGTTCCAGGGCGGATCAAAGGTTAGCTCTACGGTTACCTTGTCCACGTTGGGTACGTGCTCTACCTTACACTTCACGTCTTCGGCAATGACGGGCCCCATGCCACAGCCTGCGGCCGTGAGAGTCATCAGGATAAAGACATGATTGCCTTCGGCGGTATCGTTTTCGATTCGGCACTCGTAAATCAGGCCCAGATCCACCACGTTGACTGGAATCTCCGGGTCGTAGCAGTTGCGGATGGCTTCCCATACCTGATTTTCGTTAATGGTTCCGTCGGCCGGCGTGTCGAAACTGCTTTCCAGTGGTTTCTTGCCCAGGGCGTCGGCATTGTGACCTTCGATGCGGGCAAGGTTGCCATTGACGGCAACGGTAAATGTACCGCCCAGTGACTGGGTGATGGTCACAAAGCTGTCTACCGGAATCATCACTTCCGTTCCGGTCGGAACAAGGCGGGCTTCCACCTCGCGTTTGGTCAGGACGACTTCACGTTCTTGCATGCCTGATTAAACCTCATTTAATGCTTTTGACCCCCTCTCCCCAACCCCTCTCCCGCAGGGGGAGAGGGACTAAAAGACAGCTCCCAGTTCGGCTCAGCAACTCCCTCTCCCCTCGCGGGAGAGGGCCGGGGAGAGGGGGCGCAGTATCAGCTTACCGTAAAGCTCTCTCCACACCCGCACTCAGCGGTGGCGTTCGGATTGCGGAACTGGAACATGGAGTTCACACCTTCGGTAACGAAATCGATTTCGATGCCGTTCACCATTGACAGGTGCTCCTCTTTCACAAACACGTCAACGCCATCAATGTGAAATACTCTGTCGTCGGATGAGGCTTCATCAACCCATTGGGTTTCGTATTTGAAGCCGGAGCATCCGCTCTTTCTGATTGCCAATCGAATGCCTTTGGCATCTGATTTTTTGTCGAGTTGCTTGCGCACGTGCTTGACGGCATTTGGCGTCATAGTGACGCCGACGATCGGTGTGA
This genomic interval carries:
- a CDS encoding S41 family peptidase; the protein is MKRVRSTLQTLPLRSAILAACFIALPGLAFAQDNSSDNTRVLEGIQDGERVEITLPDPEKQLPLDDLRKFTEVFSRIKAAYVEEVDDRQLLESAIKGMLSDLDPHSTYLAPKDYEKLEESTSGEFGGLGIEVGMENGFIKVIAPIDDTPAQQSGVQAGDLIIKLDEKPVKGMSLEEAVQLMRGKPGTILTLTIMRDGQNAPVEIDVERAVIKVTSVKSSMIENGYGYVRLTQFQAETGEQFTKALKKLREDHGGDLDGLVIDLRNNPGGVLQAAVATADALLDEGLIVYTEGRIQSSRLRFSAKDGDVMAGTPIVVLINGGSASASEILAGALQDHKRAVIMGTQSFGKGSVQTVIPLDETHAIKMTTARYYTPDGRSIQATGIKPDIEVRPAELKELDSRPFFTEADLTGHLVGQDENTEGNGQQPKPENEIGSMADRDYQLRSALNLLKGLHILNPKGADTAQ
- a CDS encoding murein hydrolase activator EnvC family protein encodes the protein MRLTALLALALTLVLIAAPAAFGQEVTPSQVEDLKERIEDIDDWLADAEKDRSSLERQLAAAERTISKLTRERRSLREQVKEQQQRLAGLQSEERELSRTLERQRESLRKQIRTAWMEGDAPAVKVLLNEINPDNIARAMTYYEYLSRDTVRRLETFQKNLQELKVTQAAVQSTRAELAKTEEGVIQRQQGLKASRQERQKTLIALNQDIRSRRSEKDELESDRKRLEKLLSEVQQAIANIPSPNESQPFASLRNKLPWPAQGKVTSRFGDKYADGKLSRNGLLIQTGEDAEVKAIHYGRVVFANWLRGFGLITIIDHGDGYMTLYGHSSSLFTSPGDWVAAGEAIALAGRTGGTENPALYFEVRHNGKPDNPGRWLGK
- the gpmI gene encoding 2,3-bisphosphoglycerate-independent phosphoglycerate mutase, with the protein product MTALRKPTALIILDGWGYRDPADDNAISNAKTPFWDKLWQSRPKALINTSGMFVGLPKGQMGNSEVGHMNLGAGRVVYQSLTRIDKDLEDGTFNENNALCSAIDKAVSNGGAVHLMGLLSPGGVHCHEDHILAAAELAASRGAKEVYVHAFLDGRDMPPRSARPSLEKAAAKLKSLGVGRVASIVGRYFAMDRDNRWDRVESAYNLMTLGDSEFTATDPLSGLDQAYERGENDEFVKPTRIHSAGEPAGTINDGDAVLFMNFRADRAREMTRAFVDESFEGFERRKHPKLADFVMLTEYAADIKASCAYPPEQLVNGLGEYVSGLGKTQLRIAETEKYAHVTFFFNGGLETPFAGEDRILVPSPKVATYDLQPEMSAPEVTDKLVEAIKSGKYDLVVCNYANGDMVGHTGKLDAAIKAAECLDHCVQRVVEALDEVGGEALITADHGNCEQMADPISGQAHTAHTTGPVPLVYTGNRSISLKQDGSLSDVAPSLLTLMGLEQPKEMTGHSLVTID
- a CDS encoding rhodanese-like domain-containing protein, coding for MDRLFEFVVNHYILASLFVAFVIAILLLESRRGGAKISAQGAVSLINRNEAVVVDIRDRKEFGEGRITGSINIPLNSLKSRAAELKKHKDKQIIVADKMGQHSAMAVKQLNAEGYANVVRLNGGVSDWRASNLPLVKK
- the secB gene encoding protein-export chaperone SecB, producing MAENQQAAAGSDNQNQAQFALQRIYVKDLSFESPNSPAVFQEQWKPQVNLDLNTAHNKVSDNQYEVVLSLTVTAKIDEKVVYIVEIQQAGVFLVAGIEGPQLGQMLGAYCPTILFPYAREAIDGVVNKGSFPALMLAPVNFDAIYAQALQRKQEEAAGEAGEEQKTH
- the trmL gene encoding tRNA (uridine(34)/cytosine(34)/5-carboxymethylaminomethyluridine(34)-2'-O)-methyltransferase TrmL produces the protein MLNVVLYEPEIPPNTGNIIRLCANTGCRLHLIEPLGFNLEDKQMRRAGLDYSEYTTVKVHKNYQAFLDSEQPRRLFGLTTKGQRYYHQVAYQEDDYLMFGPETRGLPQEVREGLSAEHCLKVPMCPESRSLNLSNTAALVVYEAWRQLGFTGSVNGKL